The Centroberyx gerrardi isolate f3 chromosome 12, fCenGer3.hap1.cur.20231027, whole genome shotgun sequence genome has a window encoding:
- the plekhf2 gene encoding pleckstrin homology domain-containing family F member 2 → MVDRLANSEANSKRIGVVEGCFGAAGQPLAIPGRVLIGEGVLTKLCRKKPKARQFFLFNDILVYGNIVIQKKKYNKQHIIPLESVTIDTVPDEGDLRNGWLIKTPTKSFAVYAATATEKSEWMNHIGKCVGDLLEKSGKAPTGEHAAVWVPDSEATVCMRCQKVKFTPVSRRHHCRKCGFVVCGPCSEKKYLLPSQSSKPVRVCEYCYVQLTSGGGFGPRSDSIGRSGSKFNSNNLSDDDDEDDSSD, encoded by the coding sequence ATGGTGGACCGGCTTGCGAACAGCGAGGCCAACTCCAAGCGCATCGGGGTGGTGGAGGGCTGCTTCGGCGCGGCGGGCCAGCCGCTGGCCATCCCGGGCCGCGTGCTGATCGGCGAGGGCGTCCTCACCAAACTCTGTCGCAAGAAACCCAAGGCGCGCCAGTTCTTCCTCTTCAACGACATCCTGGTCTACGGCAACATCGTCATCCAGAAGAAGAAATACAACAAGCAGCACATCATCCCTCTGGAGAGTGTCACCATCGACACCGTGCCGGACGAGGGCGACCTGCGCAACGGCTGGCTCATCAAGACGCCCACCAAGTCCTTCGCCGTCTACGCCGCCACCGCCACCGAGAAGTCCGAGTGGATGAACCACATCGGGAAGTGCGTGGGAGATCTGCTGGAGAAGAGCGGCAAGGCCCCGACCGGCGAGCACGCCGCCGTCTGGGTGCCCGACTCCGAGGCCACCGTGTGCATGCGCTGCCAGAAGGTCAAGTTCACGCCGGTCAGCCGCCGCCACCACTGCAGGAAGTGCGGCTTCGTGGTGTGCGGCCCCTGCTCCGAGAAGAAGTACCTGCTGCCCAGCCAGTCGTCCAAGCCCGTCCGCGTCTGTGAGTACTGCTACGTCCAGCTGACGTCCGGCGGAGGCTTCGGGCCGCGCTCGGACTCCATCGGCCGGTCGGGGTCGAAGTTCAACAGCAACAACCTATCGGACGATGACGACGAAGACGACAGCAGTGACTGA